From the Lathyrus oleraceus cultivar Zhongwan6 chromosome 4, CAAS_Psat_ZW6_1.0, whole genome shotgun sequence genome, one window contains:
- the LOC127073442 gene encoding uncharacterized protein LOC127073442, with protein MGGGSRRGRGRGRSNNSGSGSGNPKIRKRGSVAREALFVEGGFLSDWSPSSSNRNSGRNGSSNNKSGSLRRGQASASENGFAKSLGTTIGFNYSSPVVQEVSHVGIGNNNEDSNLNQMLQPFVSVDCQQSQIIANEDQTPPPSKHNIVEYSYSYGDFVLGDSSHRGLGFPAEDDKTPSGIGTSSEQMLQSTPVLDSSSFEKDVGSDEVINCELSNQMEEDLPSKASSTRNSGFLSIGGLKLYTEDISEDESAENDIEASSDEDDSMSSEPEEGLGSSESNYSEDTSDSDSDIDEDVAEDYLEGVGGSQNIIDAKWLLDPVLDESDDDSSSSGSYDEALEKLGGISLQDASREYGMKNAQPWRKRSVKKHVPFTLDDLMLEKDPRTISARKKHVPRFPHSWPSHAQKSKASKRIHGEKKKLRKERIAVKRRERMLHRGVDLEKINSKLEQIVLGKVDMFSFQPMHSRDCSQVQRLAGVYQLRSSCQNSGKRRFVTVMQTHSTSMPSSSGRQRLEKLLGADDEEADFSVMDPMNKKSASESRRLKKKNAKRNDFRLLELQSGQSKTPKNSASRGSSKVKDKKGSGQKSSYASQPLSFVSSGIIHSETVKVIAMDSEETDSANKKGATISADIGSFEVHTTGFGSKMMAKMGYTEGEGLGKNSQGIAQPIEVVKRPKSLGLGVEFSSIVDEPAPARDKSSSIGTSEKRTKSSGTGSYGKHIKGSSSIGSSGKHRKRSSTSGIGSFESHTKGSSTSGIGAFEKHTTGFGSKMMAKMGFVEGTGLGRESQGITAPLGAVRLPKSRGLGAKG; from the exons ATGGGCGGTGGAAGTAGAAGAGGAAGAGGTAGAGGAAGATCCAACAACAGCGGAAGCGGAAGTGGAAACCCTAAAATCCGCAAAAGAGGTTCAGTCGCTAGAGAAGCACTTTTTGTCGAAGGTGGATTCTTATCCGATTGGAGTCCCTCCTCCTCCAACCGCAATTCAG GTAGAAATGGTAGTTCCAATAACAAATCTGGGAGTCTACGTAGAGGACAGGCCTCTGCCTCTGAAAATGGATTTGCAAAATCTTTGGGGACTACTATTGGATTCAATTATTCTTCACCTGTTGTTCAG GAGGTCTCGCATGTTGGGATTGGGAACAACAATGAAGATAGTAACTTAAATCAGATGCTCCAACCTTTTGTTTCGGTGGATTGCCAGCAGAGTCAAATTATTGCTAATGAAGACCAGACACCGCCTCCTTCAAAGCACAACATTGTGGAATATAGTTACAGTTATGGTGATTTTGTTTTGGGAGACAGCTCTCATAGAGGATTAGGTTTCCCTGCTGAAGATGATAAGACCCCAAGTGGCATTGGCACATCATCTGAACAAATGCTACAGTCAACCCCAGTTTTAGATTCATCATCCTTCGAAAAGGATGTTGGTTCCGATGAGGTTATCAACTGTGAGTTAAGCAATCAGATGGAAGAAGACTTGCCATCAAAGGCGTCTTCTACGAGAAATTCAGGGTTTCTCTCTATTGGAGGTCTTAAGTTATACACAGAAGACATCTCAGAGGATGAAAGTGCAGAAAATGACATTGAAGCCTCGTCTGATGAGGATGACTCTATGTCTTCTGAGCCAGAAGAAGGACTTGGATCATCCGAAAGCAATTATTCTGAAGATACATCTGACAGTGATTCAGACATTGATGAAGACGTTGCAGAAGATTATTTGGAAGGAGTTGGTGGTAGTCAAAACATCATCGATGCAAAATGGTTGCTAGACCCTGTTTTGGATGAGTCAGATGACGATAGTTCTTCAAGCGGTAGCTATGATGAGGCTTTGGAGAAGTTGGGTGGCATTTCCCTTCAAGACGCCTCCAGGGAATATGGCATGAAGAATGCCCAACCATGGAGGAAACGATCTGTAAAGAAGCATGTTCCTTTTACCCTGGATGACCTAATGCTAGAAAAGGATCCAAGAACCATTTCTGCTAGAAAGAAGCATGTTCCTCGGTTTCCTCATTCTTGGCCTTCACATGCTCAGAAGAGTAAAGCGTCCAAAAGAATCCACG GTGAAAAAAAGAAACTCCGTAAAGAAAGGATTGCTGTCAAGCGTAGAGAAAGAATGCTACACCGCGGTGTTGATCTTGAGAAAATCAATTCG AAACTAGAACAGATTGTTTTGGGGAAAGTGGACATGTTCTCTTTTCAGCCTATGCATTCTCGGGATTGCTCACAG GTACAGCGGTTGGCTGGAGTTTATCAGTTGCGGAGTAGCTGCCAAAATTCTGGGAAAAGAAG ATTTGTGACCGTGATGCAAACACATTCTACATCAATGCCATCTTCAAGTGGTAGACAGCGTCTGGAAAAG TTGTTAGGAGCTGATGATGAGGAAGCTGATTTTTCTGTCATGGATCCTATGAACAAGAAGTCAGCGAGTGAAAGCAGAAGACTGAAAAAGAAAAATGCTAAAAGGAATGATTTTAGACTGCTAGAACTTCAATCTGGCCAGAGCAAGACACCAAAGAACTCAGCTAGCAGAGGCAGTAGTAAAGTAAAGGACAAGAAAGGGAGTGGACAAAAGAGTTCATATGCTAGTCAGCCGTTGTCATTTGTATCAAGTGGCATAATCCACTCAGAAACTGTAAAGGTCATTGCCATGGATTCTGAAGAAACTGATAGTGCAAATAAGAAGGGTGCCACCATCTCTGCTGATATAGGTTCTTTTGAGGTACACACTACTGGTTTTGGTTCAAAAATGATGGCTAAAATGGGATACACGGAAGGAGAAGGATTGGGGAAAAATAGTCAAGGTATAGCACAGCCCATTGAGGTTGTCAAAAGGCCCAAATCACTTGGTTTGGGTGTGGAATTCTCTAGCATTGTTGATGAGCCAGCGCCAGCTAGGGACAAGTCTTCTAGTATTGGTACTTCTGAAAAGCGTACCAAAAGCTCAGGAACGGGTTCTTATGGAAAGCATATAAAAGGGTCTTCAAGTATTGGTTCTTCTGGAAAGCATAGAAAAAGATCTTCAACTTCAGGTATTGGTTCTTTTGAAAGCCATACAAAAGGATCTTCAACTTCAGGTATTGGTGCTTTTGAAAAGCATACAACAGGGTTTGGATCAAAGATGATGGCAAAGATGGGGTTTGTTGAAGGTACAGGATTAGGCAGAGAATCACAGGGCATTACTGCTCCATTGGGTGCTGTTAGGTTACCAAAGTCCCGGGGACTGGGTGCCAAAGGTTAA